In Methanomicrobium antiquum, one DNA window encodes the following:
- the pglX gene encoding BREX-1 system adenine-specific DNA-methyltransferase PglX, whose translation MDKARVLQFSDSLRERLSEETKKRAAFYKIFPKEIYEVESEFEDSVIIGGKPYKKDIADQRKVLVGEIKKKGYERVVEEITYTWFNRFVAIRFMEANGYMPVRVFSSGTEGKKEPDILTRALDLSFLNVDRGHILDLKSEGKEEELYRYLFFRLCNFLHETMPFMFEEISDYTELLFPERLLHTDSLLEDLNDIISEEDWRETEIIGWIYQDYIAKKKDRLMAAKKAYTPDQIPAVTQLFTPKWIVQYLVENSLGRLWMLNRPNSRLFEMMDYYIMPEEKESDFLRISSPEEIRVCDPACGSGHILVYAFDLLYEMYKEEGYIESEIPQTILRNNLYGIEIDKRAGSLAAFALVMKAKRKNRKFFESPVQPNICVLENISFDEGEFEDYMSAVGSNLFSSGLKETILGFTEADNFGSLIRPSSTSLSDIRRMLNEKNLSSSLILYETHKKVLSALKQAEYLEPRYHVVVANPPYMGNKGLNEDLKKFAKDYYPDSKSDLFAMFIERNLDLSMKKGLVAMITMQSWMFLSSFEKLRANILDNETIITMAHMGPRAFDSIGGEVVSTTAFVIENAQHPNYRGAYIRLVDGRNESEKMEALHEAVVQSAGLLGLQKEA comes from the coding sequence ATGGATAAGGCAAGGGTGCTGCAATTTTCAGATTCGCTTAGAGAGAGGCTTTCTGAAGAGACGAAGAAGCGGGCGGCTTTTTACAAGATTTTTCCAAAAGAGATCTACGAGGTTGAGAGCGAATTTGAAGATTCGGTTATTATCGGCGGAAAACCTTACAAAAAGGATATTGCAGACCAGAGAAAGGTTCTGGTTGGTGAGATAAAGAAAAAGGGTTACGAACGGGTTGTTGAGGAGATTACCTATACATGGTTTAACAGGTTTGTTGCTATCCGTTTTATGGAGGCGAACGGGTATATGCCGGTCAGGGTTTTTTCATCCGGGACCGAAGGAAAAAAAGAGCCTGATATCCTGACAAGGGCCCTGGATCTTTCTTTCCTGAATGTTGATCGCGGCCATATTCTTGATCTTAAGTCTGAGGGAAAGGAGGAGGAGCTGTACCGCTATCTGTTTTTCAGGCTTTGTAATTTCCTTCATGAGACAATGCCGTTTATGTTTGAGGAGATCTCGGATTATACCGAACTTTTATTCCCTGAACGTCTTTTGCATACCGATTCTCTTCTTGAAGATCTCAATGATATTATCAGCGAGGAAGACTGGAGAGAGACTGAGATCATCGGATGGATCTACCAGGATTATATTGCGAAGAAGAAGGATCGCCTGATGGCGGCTAAAAAGGCGTATACACCTGACCAGATTCCGGCTGTAACCCAGCTTTTTACTCCGAAGTGGATTGTTCAGTATCTGGTTGAGAATTCTCTTGGGCGGCTGTGGATGTTAAACCGGCCAAACTCCCGGCTTTTTGAGATGATGGATTACTATATCATGCCTGAGGAGAAGGAGTCAGACTTTCTGAGGATTTCTTCACCGGAGGAAATACGGGTGTGTGATCCTGCCTGCGGTTCGGGGCACATATTGGTTTATGCATTCGACCTTTTGTATGAGATGTACAAAGAGGAAGGCTATATCGAATCCGAAATCCCGCAGACAATTTTACGAAACAATCTCTATGGTATTGAAATTGATAAGCGTGCGGGATCGCTTGCGGCTTTTGCTCTTGTTATGAAGGCGAAGAGGAAGAACAGGAAGTTCTTTGAGAGTCCTGTTCAGCCGAATATCTGTGTTCTTGAGAATATCTCATTTGATGAGGGTGAGTTTGAGGATTATATGTCAGCGGTTGGAAGCAATCTTTTTTCTTCCGGGCTAAAAGAGACGATTCTTGGATTCACTGAGGCTGATAATTTCGGATCGCTTATCCGTCCTTCTTCAACTTCTCTCTCTGACATCCGCCGGATGTTAAATGAGAAGAATCTCTCATCCAGTCTTATTCTCTATGAGACTCACAAGAAGGTTCTGTCCGCTTTAAAACAGGCAGAATATCTTGAGCCGCGTTACCATGTTGTCGTTGCAAATCCCCCATATATGGGGAATAAGGGGCTGAATGAAGATCTTAAAAAGTTTGCAAAGGACTATTATCCGGACAGCAAATCCGATCTCTTTGCTATGTTTATTGAGCGCAATCTGGATCTTTCAATGAAGAAGGGTTTGGTTGCGATGATTACGATGCAAAGCTGGATGTTCTTATCCTCTTTTGAAAAACTTCGTGCGAATATACTGGATAATGAAACCATAATTACAATGGCACATATGGGCCCAAGGGCATTTGACAGCATAGGCGGCGAAGTTGTATCAACTACTGCTTTTGTTATAGAGAATGCCCAACATCCTAATTATAGAGGTGCATATATCCGCCTCGTTGACGGCCGCAACGAATCGGAGAAGATGGAGGCACTTCATGAGGCAGTTGTTCAGTCAGCCGGTCTTTTGGGTCTGCAGAAGGAGGCGTAA
- a CDS encoding helix-turn-helix domain-containing protein gives MAIPLSSMIKMPEGKTLEFKRDLSSPKNVLKTIIAFANTAGGRIFIGVEDETRNILGITNPFDEEERLCSLIADNIAPKLIPNVELASFGDKTLLAVEVYPSGRRPHFMKNEGPDDGVYVRLGSTNRKADNELIEELQRSAFGVSFDEMPMPDLSLDNLDIGFAKKDFEGVRKLNEEELLTLKFLVPVQGKLVPTTGAMLLYGKNRNFYFPDAWVQCGRFIGKDKADIFDHTDIHEPLSKSVEDVMLFLKKHAFKGADFSNVKRKDVWSIPLTILREAVINAIVHADYSQKGAPIRVSFFDDRIEIENPGILLPGMTVEDVKQGVSRIRNRVIARVFSELDLIEQWGSGFRRILKEADKLGLPEPEIIEIGMRIRVTVYLAENIEVKSSGKVTEQVTEQVTEQVTEQVTPQVKRLILCLKKKPLSVKGAMEVLGLNHRPTFIYDYLKPATDDGFVEMTQPDSPKSPTQKYRLTKKGKALLLKTDGDEQ, from the coding sequence ATGGCTATCCCACTCTCCTCTATGATAAAAATGCCGGAAGGTAAAACGCTTGAATTCAAACGTGACCTTTCCTCACCAAAAAATGTCTTAAAGACAATAATAGCGTTTGCAAACACTGCCGGAGGAAGGATTTTCATCGGTGTTGAGGATGAAACGCGTAACATTTTGGGAATCACAAATCCGTTTGATGAGGAGGAGAGGCTTTGCAGTCTCATTGCTGATAATATTGCACCAAAACTTATCCCTAATGTTGAACTGGCGTCTTTTGGTGATAAAACGCTTCTTGCAGTTGAAGTGTATCCAAGTGGAAGGCGACCTCACTTTATGAAGAATGAAGGTCCTGATGACGGGGTATATGTCAGGCTCGGGTCAACCAACCGCAAGGCAGATAATGAGCTTATCGAAGAGTTACAGCGGAGTGCTTTTGGTGTTTCATTCGATGAGATGCCGATGCCTGATCTCTCTTTGGATAATCTTGATATCGGGTTTGCAAAGAAGGACTTTGAGGGAGTCAGAAAATTAAATGAAGAAGAGCTTCTGACTCTTAAATTTCTGGTTCCTGTCCAGGGAAAACTGGTCCCGACTACTGGTGCCATGCTTCTTTATGGAAAAAACAGGAATTTCTATTTTCCGGATGCCTGGGTCCAGTGCGGACGGTTTATAGGAAAGGATAAGGCGGACATCTTTGATCATACGGATATTCATGAACCTCTTTCTAAATCAGTTGAGGATGTTATGCTCTTTTTGAAGAAACATGCATTTAAGGGAGCTGATTTTTCTAATGTTAAACGTAAGGATGTCTGGAGTATTCCCTTAACAATTCTTCGTGAAGCTGTGATTAACGCTATAGTTCATGCAGATTATTCACAGAAAGGGGCACCAATAAGGGTTTCTTTTTTTGATGACAGAATTGAGATTGAAAACCCCGGAATTCTTCTCCCCGGAATGACAGTTGAGGATGTTAAGCAGGGTGTATCAAGGATAAGAAACCGTGTGATTGCCAGGGTTTTTAGTGAACTTGATTTAATTGAGCAGTGGGGCAGCGGATTTCGCAGGATATTAAAGGAGGCTGACAAACTGGGGCTTCCTGAGCCTGAGATTATAGAGATAGGAATGCGGATTCGTGTGACTGTTTATCTTGCTGAAAATATAGAAGTAAAGTCCTCCGGCAAAGTAACCGAGCAAGTAACCGAGCAAGTAACCGAACAAGTAACCGAACAAGTAACTCCGCAGGTAAAACGCCTTATCTTATGTCTAAAGAAAAAACCACTCAGTGTTAAGGGTGCAATGGAAGTTCTCGGGCTTAATCACCGGCCTACTTTTATATATGACTACTTAAAACCTGCAACCGATGACGGATTTGTTGAGATGACACAGCCTGATTCACCAAAAAGCCCAACACAGAAATACAGACTGACAAAAAAAGGAAAGGCACTTCTTTTGAAAACAGATGGAGATGAGCAATGA
- the pglX gene encoding BREX-1 system adenine-specific DNA-methyltransferase PglX — translation MTTKSKSTSNNPVPNFYRASAEDFKKIPGSPIAYWVSVKNRNIFDKLPSIEKNVVARQGLATGDNNRFLRLWWEANYKNIYFHAESRIQAKESGCCWFPCNKGGEFRKWYGNNEYIVNWENDGLEIRNFRDKNGKLRSRPQNMDYYFLESVSWSDVTSGSNSFRIYPNGFIFDATGHSAFISNRCTKEQLLSFCNNKFTNKIVKILNPTMHFHIGYFNVLPAAFIDEKSAQIIVNRTIQHAKTDWNSYETSWDFETLPILSPEYKSPTIKESYTKLRSYWQEMTDEMQRLEEENNHIFIEAYGLQDELTPDVPLSEITLTCNPHYRYNGNKTEEELEALLLKDTMKELISYAVGCMFGRYSLDKPGLVLANQGETIDDYLEQVQKTAFLPDDDNIIPVLDDEYFKDDIVSRFKDFLKVTFGRENLSANLDFIAKALSDRSTISPEAVIRDYFIKQFYKDHVQTYKKRPIYWMFSSGKNQGFNALIYMHRYDKSTLAKMRTDYLLELESKLIAEVEMLSGDQTKNKARLTKIKNQVEEMQKYDELLNNKSLQQIEIDLDDGVKVNYEKFEGLVRGV, via the coding sequence ATGACCACAAAATCAAAATCAACATCAAACAACCCTGTCCCGAACTTCTACCGGGCCTCCGCCGAGGACTTTAAGAAGATACCGGGGAGTCCTATTGCGTATTGGGTTAGTGTAAAAAATCGTAATATTTTTGACAAACTACCCTCTATTGAAAAAAATGTCGTTGCAAGACAGGGATTGGCAACTGGTGATAATAATCGTTTCTTAAGATTATGGTGGGAAGCCAATTATAAAAATATATATTTCCATGCTGAAAGCAGAATCCAGGCGAAAGAATCTGGATGTTGTTGGTTTCCCTGTAATAAAGGAGGAGAGTTTCGTAAATGGTATGGAAATAACGAATATATTGTAAATTGGGAAAATGACGGTTTAGAAATAAGAAACTTTAGAGATAAAAACGGCAAATTGAGATCACGTCCTCAAAATATGGATTATTATTTTTTAGAATCTGTTTCGTGGTCAGATGTAACGAGTGGCTCAAATTCGTTCAGAATCTATCCTAATGGGTTTATTTTTGATGCTACTGGCCATTCGGCCTTTATTTCCAACCGCTGTACAAAAGAGCAGTTACTTTCTTTTTGTAATAACAAATTCACTAATAAAATTGTTAAAATTCTCAATCCAACGATGCATTTTCACATAGGCTATTTCAATGTTTTACCTGCTGCCTTCATCGATGAAAAATCCGCTCAGATAATAGTTAATAGGACTATTCAACATGCAAAAACCGACTGGAACTCCTATGAAACCTCATGGGACTTCGAGACACTGCCCATCCTCTCCCCTGAATACAAATCACCGACAATAAAAGAATCATACACAAAACTCCGCTCTTACTGGCAGGAGATGACCGATGAGATGCAGCGTCTCGAAGAGGAGAATAACCACATTTTTATTGAGGCATACGGACTTCAGGACGAGCTGACGCCAGATGTTCCGCTATCTGAGATTACGCTTACATGCAATCCACATTACAGGTATAACGGGAATAAAACTGAAGAGGAACTTGAAGCACTGCTTCTCAAAGACACAATGAAAGAACTCATCTCCTACGCAGTCGGGTGCATGTTTGGAAGATACTCGCTTGACAAACCCGGACTTGTTCTCGCAAACCAGGGAGAGACCATCGATGATTATCTTGAGCAGGTACAAAAGACAGCTTTTCTGCCGGACGATGACAACATCATCCCTGTCCTTGATGACGAGTACTTCAAAGACGACATCGTATCGAGGTTTAAGGACTTTTTGAAGGTCACGTTCGGAAGAGAAAACCTCTCAGCAAATCTTGATTTTATTGCAAAGGCGTTATCCGACAGGAGCACAATATCGCCTGAAGCAGTCATCCGCGACTACTTCATAAAACAGTTCTACAAAGACCACGTCCAGACATACAAGAAAAGACCTATCTACTGGATGTTTTCATCCGGAAAAAATCAGGGATTCAATGCACTCATCTACATGCACAGGTATGACAAGTCAACCCTTGCGAAGATGAGAACCGATTATCTCCTCGAACTCGAATCAAAACTCATCGCAGAAGTGGAGATGCTCTCCGGAGATCAAACGAAGAACAAGGCCAGGCTCACGAAGATCAAAAACCAGGTCGAAGAGATGCAGAAGTACGACGAACTCCTAAACAACAAATCATTACAGCAGATAGAAATAGACCTCGACGATGGAGTAAAGGTCAACTATGAAAAGTTTGAGGGACTGGTGAGAGGAGTATGA
- the pglZ gene encoding BREX-1 system phosphatase PglZ type A — translation MPILSLEKTTAAILHKFKNLSEFEKRKIVFWYDNEKTAEDEDLESISKTLSQNGIKTLILDNNFYEIKKIIEHTDTESDYLIYSHEAERPYKENWLLDIQLYSERFENSRISDIKSEIGIEGYEYDKFLEKHQKFFASKKRVAALKKYYDNTWKEKDLLKGIFTVITGSTAPDDREIVKNVLMNSLSEEENTIWEDIVRYSLEEKFWDIAGRNFGFYKEHPTLEKFFLSFLITHIDRNAQIPPGALESYINHPKQSNECEIFISGWMENSKDYSRFDEYCRKLLLEEDKKLEKDLTSILNKQKVESYLEVNAPDIFDKSIIRQIVKTIENGGRDYEKYLEWIEARKTRHYYPEFKHIYSALKYGIMLIRLSEEIEEKETPANTPNELFRRYAEKYYLHDYYYRKFYRHYDKNSDKDILKNSIREIVEREYRNTNEKILTKWSDLLEKNSNGKWEIELIDKQKDFFDNHVSKIIKRNDRDKVAVIISDALRYEVAAELMDVLNKSTNGTVEMKTMASSLPSYTRLAMASLLPHKQLEYKKDHVFVDGMDSDGLANRDKILAAYGKESIALNFKEFSKLKSDEQRELIKGKRIVYIYHNRIDDTGDSKSSEDEVFEAAELAIDDINTMINRLGRSLNVNNIIITADHGFIYNRDALENVDIVDTAGFEKDNFLIANKRFIISSEKTELPNTHRFELNIPSDSGEHYYIYTPFADLRFRHQGGGRNFVHGGSSLQEIVIPVLHYNHIKSESDLDRKGIGYGKVGITLLGNIRKITSNPFRISLLQTESVTDKREPLRCRIALYDNKGERLSDEKVIIADRTSDEPDKRIIDVTLTLGRNVKNGIYLLKAVDEDTKAKYTDVLETTLEVDILITDDF, via the coding sequence ATGCCGATACTAAGCCTTGAGAAGACAACCGCCGCAATACTTCATAAATTCAAAAACTTATCAGAATTTGAAAAAAGAAAGATAGTCTTCTGGTATGACAATGAAAAAACAGCCGAAGACGAAGACTTGGAATCAATCTCAAAAACACTCAGTCAAAACGGCATAAAAACTCTCATCCTCGATAACAACTTCTATGAAATAAAAAAAATAATCGAACATACAGACACCGAATCTGACTATCTCATCTACTCCCACGAAGCTGAAAGACCATATAAGGAAAACTGGCTCTTAGACATCCAGTTATACTCCGAACGGTTTGAAAACAGCAGAATATCCGATATAAAATCTGAGATAGGAATAGAAGGCTATGAATATGACAAATTCCTTGAAAAGCACCAGAAATTCTTCGCAAGCAAGAAAAGAGTTGCAGCCTTAAAAAAATACTATGATAATACATGGAAAGAAAAAGATCTCTTAAAAGGTATCTTTACAGTAATCACAGGATCGACAGCCCCGGACGACAGGGAGATTGTCAAAAACGTCCTGATGAACTCACTCTCTGAAGAAGAGAACACAATCTGGGAAGACATCGTCCGATACAGCCTTGAAGAAAAATTCTGGGACATTGCAGGAAGAAACTTTGGCTTTTATAAAGAGCACCCCACGCTCGAAAAATTCTTCTTAAGCTTTCTTATAACCCATATCGACAGAAATGCACAAATCCCCCCCGGAGCACTTGAGAGTTATATTAACCATCCAAAGCAGAGCAACGAATGTGAAATATTCATCTCCGGCTGGATGGAAAATTCAAAAGACTACTCACGATTTGACGAATACTGCCGGAAACTTCTCCTCGAAGAAGATAAAAAGCTGGAAAAAGATCTAACCTCCATCCTCAACAAACAAAAAGTTGAAAGCTACCTGGAAGTCAATGCACCCGATATTTTTGATAAAAGCATAATCCGGCAGATAGTAAAAACAATCGAAAACGGCGGCAGGGACTATGAAAAATACCTCGAATGGATAGAAGCACGAAAGACCAGACATTACTATCCCGAATTTAAGCACATCTATTCAGCACTTAAATATGGCATAATGTTAATCCGTTTATCAGAAGAGATAGAAGAAAAAGAAACCCCTGCAAACACTCCAAATGAACTCTTCAGAAGATATGCTGAAAAATATTATCTCCACGACTACTACTATCGAAAGTTCTACCGCCACTATGACAAAAACAGTGATAAAGACATCCTGAAAAACAGCATCAGGGAGATAGTCGAGAGGGAATACAGGAACACCAACGAAAAAATCCTGACGAAATGGAGCGACCTCCTCGAAAAAAATTCAAACGGAAAATGGGAGATAGAACTAATCGACAAACAGAAAGATTTCTTCGACAACCATGTTTCAAAGATAATCAAAAGAAACGACAGAGACAAAGTCGCAGTCATAATCTCAGATGCTCTCAGATATGAGGTCGCCGCCGAACTCATGGATGTCCTCAACAAAAGTACAAACGGAACAGTTGAGATGAAGACAATGGCCTCCTCTCTTCCGTCCTACACGCGGCTCGCAATGGCCTCACTTCTTCCCCACAAACAGCTTGAATACAAAAAAGATCATGTCTTTGTTGACGGGATGGACTCTGACGGTCTTGCAAACCGTGATAAAATACTCGCCGCCTACGGCAAGGAATCCATAGCTTTAAACTTCAAAGAGTTCAGTAAACTGAAATCAGATGAACAAAGAGAGCTAATCAAAGGAAAGAGAATAGTATATATCTATCACAACAGAATCGATGATACCGGAGACAGCAAATCCTCAGAAGACGAAGTCTTTGAGGCCGCAGAACTTGCCATTGACGATATTAACACTATGATAAACCGTCTTGGAAGAAGTCTGAATGTAAACAATATAATAATCACTGCAGATCACGGATTCATCTACAACCGCGACGCTCTCGAAAATGTCGACATCGTTGATACAGCAGGGTTTGAAAAGGACAATTTCCTTATTGCAAATAAAAGATTTATTATCAGCAGTGAAAAGACAGAACTTCCAAATACACACAGATTTGAATTAAATATCCCTTCAGATTCAGGAGAACATTACTATATATACACACCCTTCGCCGATCTCCGTTTCAGGCACCAGGGAGGCGGAAGGAACTTTGTTCATGGTGGATCATCTCTCCAGGAGATAGTCATACCAGTGCTTCACTACAACCACATTAAATCAGAATCCGATCTTGACAGAAAAGGAATAGGATATGGTAAAGTAGGAATAACACTGCTTGGAAACATCAGAAAAATCACCAGTAATCCGTTTAGGATCAGTCTTTTACAGACTGAAAGTGTAACAGATAAACGTGAACCCCTCCGGTGCAGAATCGCACTTTATGACAATAAAGGGGAAAGATTAAGCGACGAAAAGGTTATCATTGCAGACAGAACCTCTGACGAACCGGACAAAAGAATTATTGATGTAACACTTACATTGGGTAGAAATGTTAAAAACGGCATCTATCTCTTAAAAGCTGTCGATGAGGACACAAAGGCAAAATACACTGATGTTTTAGAGACCACCCTTGAAGTAGATATTCTGATAACTGATGATTTTTAA
- the brxL gene encoding protease Lon-related BREX system protein BrxL, with amino-acid sequence MTEHIPAIETDKKLNQCFPGRVVRKDLTKKLKGSNNVPVYVLEYLLGSNCATEDEELIEEGVKKVKRILSDNYVRPDEAELIKSRIRETGYYTVIDKITVHLNERRDVYEAEFSSLGIKEIEIDPETVKKYEKLLGGGIWCIVKMEYSVESSRSPFMISSLKPIQIPNMDINELIDRRKKFTKDEWIDILLRTIGMEPDRLEYPVKWHLLERLVPLVENNYNLCELGPRSTGKSHVYKEISPNSILISGGQTTVANLFYNLSSRQVGLVGLWDVVAFDEVAGIRFKDKDGIQILKDYMASGSFARGKDQINANASIVFVGNVNQSISSLMKTAHLFAPFPDVMNNDSAFFDRIHYYLPGWEVPKFRPEHFTEGYGFIVDYLAEFLREMRKRSFGDHIFKYFRFGNNLNQRDVIAVKKTFSGLMKLLYPDDSATKEDAREILEYALTGRRRVKEQLKKIGGIEFYDVNFSYIDVEEHSEHFVTVPESGGSRLIPEGMGKPGQVFSVNRNEDGKIGVYKFELQVVAGSGKYEKSGLGSNSKAKEAVQTAFNYFKANAKSVSQSISTKEKDYQLHVQDLTGVGIADGLALPAFISLCSGALEKPVHEQIVILGTFTIGGSISVIDNLSDLLQVCLDAGAKKVLIPISSAGKISMVPPDLFSKFQISFYEDPVDAVYKSLALS; translated from the coding sequence ATGACAGAACATATACCAGCAATTGAAACGGATAAAAAACTAAACCAGTGTTTCCCTGGCAGAGTAGTCAGAAAAGACCTGACAAAAAAGCTTAAAGGAAGCAATAATGTTCCGGTCTATGTCCTCGAATATCTGCTTGGCTCAAACTGTGCAACAGAAGATGAAGAGTTAATCGAAGAAGGGGTAAAAAAAGTAAAACGTATCTTATCAGACAACTACGTCCGCCCTGACGAAGCAGAGCTTATTAAATCAAGAATCCGTGAGACCGGATATTACACTGTCATTGACAAGATAACTGTTCATCTCAATGAGAGGCGGGATGTTTATGAAGCCGAATTCTCATCGCTTGGAATCAAAGAGATTGAGATCGATCCCGAAACGGTAAAGAAGTATGAAAAACTCCTAGGTGGCGGAATCTGGTGCATAGTAAAGATGGAATATTCTGTCGAATCATCCCGTTCCCCATTTATGATATCCAGCCTGAAACCTATCCAGATTCCCAATATGGATATCAATGAACTAATCGACAGGAGGAAGAAATTCACAAAAGATGAGTGGATCGACATCCTGTTGAGAACCATAGGAATGGAGCCTGACAGACTGGAGTATCCTGTCAAATGGCATCTCCTTGAACGACTTGTTCCTCTTGTTGAAAATAATTATAATCTGTGCGAACTTGGACCAAGAAGTACAGGGAAATCCCATGTTTACAAGGAGATCTCTCCAAATTCAATATTAATATCCGGTGGACAGACAACAGTTGCAAATCTCTTCTACAACCTGAGTTCAAGACAGGTAGGACTCGTCGGTTTATGGGATGTTGTAGCGTTTGATGAAGTCGCCGGCATAAGGTTCAAAGACAAGGACGGAATCCAAATCCTCAAAGACTACATGGCATCAGGTTCATTTGCAAGAGGCAAAGACCAGATAAACGCAAACGCCTCAATTGTTTTTGTCGGAAACGTAAACCAGAGCATATCATCTCTAATGAAAACAGCACATCTCTTTGCACCGTTTCCGGATGTCATGAACAATGACAGTGCATTTTTCGACAGGATTCATTATTATCTTCCCGGCTGGGAGGTCCCAAAATTCAGGCCTGAACATTTCACTGAAGGGTACGGATTCATTGTTGACTACCTTGCGGAATTCCTCCGCGAGATGAGAAAGAGATCCTTTGGAGATCATATCTTCAAATACTTCAGGTTTGGAAACAACCTCAACCAGAGAGATGTAATTGCAGTAAAAAAGACATTTTCCGGTCTGATGAAACTATTATATCCTGATGACAGTGCAACAAAGGAAGACGCACGTGAAATCCTAGAATATGCCCTCACCGGAAGACGAAGAGTAAAAGAACAATTAAAAAAGATTGGCGGAATTGAATTCTACGATGTCAACTTTTCATACATTGATGTTGAGGAGCATTCAGAGCATTTTGTTACAGTTCCTGAAAGCGGCGGCAGCAGGCTGATTCCTGAAGGCATGGGAAAACCCGGCCAGGTATTTTCTGTTAACAGAAACGAAGATGGAAAGATTGGGGTATATAAATTTGAACTGCAGGTAGTAGCCGGTTCGGGGAAATATGAAAAATCCGGTCTTGGCTCAAATTCGAAAGCAAAAGAGGCTGTTCAGACCGCTTTTAATTACTTCAAGGCAAATGCCAAATCCGTCAGCCAGAGTATCTCCACAAAAGAGAAAGATTACCAGCTTCATGTACAGGACCTGACAGGTGTCGGAATAGCAGACGGCCTTGCACTTCCTGCATTTATCAGTCTCTGTTCAGGCGCCCTTGAAAAACCCGTACATGAACAGATTGTTATTCTTGGAACCTTCACTATCGGCGGTTCGATTAGTGTTATTGACAATCTTTCTGACCTTCTTCAGGTCTGCTTAGATGCCGGTGCAAAGAAAGTTTTAATCCCGATATCTTCTGCAGGAAAGATCTCAATGGTCCCTCCGGATCTTTTCAGCAAATTCCAGATATCCTTTTATGAAGACCCTGTCGATGCTGTCTATAAATCACTCGCTTTGTCCTGA
- a CDS encoding ORC1-type DNA replication protein: MFRDLSAFESDYIPDRFLFREEQIRELSYNLRPALKGCSPVNTICRGLPGTGKTTCLRKLFSEAEMHTKKLVTVYVNCQIERSPFSIYSKVYRKVTDTKISPAGLSFENLVAAVAKKIAEENKVVLLCLDDVNYMGSKSAMNTTLFTALRLHQEFEGVRIGVFAVLSDVHKNILDGLNAGVVSSFRPAEVYFPPYSAAEMHDIYQARILQGVYPNVISGDILDLIVDYSMKIGDLRVGLDLIKRSVMNAENDARTSVTEEDVSRAFSVSKDVHVNETLKTLKNGERQLFELIGEMTRESKERGDAAGVTSGQVQRRAKDELNIGYTYFFEYIKKLEELRLVDLVKKDGVHGRMSYVEVRGFL; this comes from the coding sequence CTGTTTCGGGATCTTTCAGCCTTTGAATCTGATTATATTCCTGACCGGTTTTTATTCAGGGAAGAGCAGATAAGAGAGCTTTCATATAATCTGAGACCGGCGCTTAAGGGGTGTTCGCCGGTGAACACAATATGCAGGGGGCTTCCGGGGACGGGGAAAACAACATGTCTCAGAAAACTTTTTTCCGAGGCAGAGATGCACACAAAAAAGCTTGTTACTGTTTATGTAAACTGCCAGATTGAGAGGTCTCCGTTTTCGATTTATTCAAAGGTTTATCGAAAGGTTACCGACACTAAAATTTCGCCCGCAGGTTTGTCTTTTGAGAACCTCGTTGCAGCGGTTGCAAAAAAGATTGCAGAAGAGAATAAAGTCGTTCTTCTCTGCCTTGATGACGTTAATTATATGGGCAGTAAGAGTGCGATGAACACTACACTTTTTACTGCTTTAAGACTTCACCAGGAATTTGAGGGAGTCAGAATAGGAGTTTTTGCAGTTCTCTCAGATGTTCATAAGAATATTTTAGATGGCCTTAATGCCGGGGTTGTGTCATCATTCAGGCCGGCTGAGGTATATTTCCCGCCTTATTCCGCTGCAGAGATGCACGATATTTATCAGGCCAGAATCCTCCAGGGTGTTTATCCGAATGTTATCTCAGGGGATATTCTTGATCTGATTGTTGACTATTCAATGAAGATTGGGGATCTCCGTGTCGGCCTTGATCTGATTAAGCGGTCTGTGATGAATGCGGAGAACGATGCCAGGACATCTGTTACTGAGGAGGATGTGAGCCGGGCCTTTTCGGTTTCAAAGGATGTGCATGTTAATGAGACCCTTAAGACTCTGAAGAACGGTGAGAGGCAGCTCTTTGAGCTTATCGGTGAGATGACACGGGAGTCTAAAGAGAGGGGAGACGCTGCCGGCGTCACATCAGGACAGGTGCAGCGGCGTGCGAAGGATGAGCTGAATATCGGTTATACCTACTTTTTTGAGTATATCAAAAAATTAGAGGAGCTTAGGCTTGTTGATCTTGTGAAGAAGGACGGGGTTCATGGTAGGATGAGTTATGTGGAGGTTAGGGGGTTTTTATAA